GCTACAAATAAGTAGCCAAGTAAACGCTCCTGGCGGAACTATCATTTCAGGAACTGGAGTTATTAGCTCTGGTCAAGTAAATGCTACTAGTTATTCTATATCTGTTCCATTGTACGAACAACAACCATATTCTTATAGTTTTACAATTGTTGATGGTTGTGGAAATTCTCAAACCATTAATGGTGTGATAAATAATATAACACCTCCAACGTCCACGTTTCAACTTAATTCCCAAGATTGTACACATAAAAAAATTAAATTTATTGGAGTTACAGCTATAACGTTGGTTTCGGCACCATCAGGTTTTACAAGTACATTGCCAATAAATTATACGCCACAAATTGTACAAAATGAGTTAGAAATTTTTAATTTGGTAGCAGGAGTATACGTGTTTAATGTTACCGATGTTTGTGGAGTTGAGCATGTTTATAATATAGAAGTTACAGTTGAATCTCCGATTCCACCTTATTATCTAATTTATAATAATAATTGTACAACAGGATCACTGTTGATTTTTGCTATTCAAGGATTAGTCATGGTCTCGGCACCAGCTACCTATAATGTAGCCCTGCCGCATGATTACACAAGTACAATAAATTCATCAAATTTCACAGGTTTTGTTAATTTACCTGTTGGGGTTTATGAATTTGATACTACAGATTTGTGTGGTCAGCATCAACCTATGATAGTAGTGATTTCTCCAATATCTGATTCTCCGGGGTCAAATGTTTTAGAAGGTTGTGATATTGGTTTAGGGTCTTTAAAAGTTGAAGGACAATTAACTTCTATTATTATGACCTCAGCTCCTTCAACTTACACTGGTTTTTCAATACCTCATAATTTTAATTCAATTATAGTTGGAAGTTTTACTACTTTAACTTTGGGTTCGTTGCCGCCAGGAACTTATGTTTTTGAAGTAATTAATGCCTGTGGAATAACTTATACTATTTCAAAAGAAGTATTTGGTTATTATGAAAATTCTACCGCAGATTTATCACCCAATTGTGGATCGTTTAATATTAATTTAGTTGAAAATTCAAACACTTCTAATAATACTTACTGGTTGCAAAAACTTGATACAACAACAGGAAATTGGGTACATCCATTTACTAATGTTATTTATCCTGATGGAACATTACCTGTCGACGCAAATTCGTACCCTTTGAATATTGGAAACAATATAAATTTAAATTTGATTGGTCACTTCAGAGTGTTAAAATGTTTTAAGGCATATATTGATAATACAACAGTTGCAATTAATTGTTTTAGAGTTATTAATGAGTTTGATTTTTCTGGACTTCCATCAATTGAAAATATTAATTCTATTTCGTGTAGTTCAACCTTTGAGGTACTCGTAAATGCTATAGGTGTTGGACCATTACAATACAGTATAACAACTAAAAATGGTGCTCCCTTTTTAGTTCAAAATGGTACCTCAAATTATTTTCCAAATTTAGAGCCTGCTATTTATAACTTCAGAGTTGTAGATGCTTGTGGAAATGTGGTAAACCGTGTTTTTGAAATTACAAATCCATTGCCTTTTGAAGTAACATTTGAAGGTATTGTTTGTGATTTGGAAAATACATCTCTATCGGTTCCAAATTTTTCTTTTCTCCAATATCAATGGTGGAAAGACAATCAAACCACAACAATATTAAGCACGACTAGTTCATTAAATTTTACTCCTTTCAATTCTAGTGTCAATAACGGAACTTACTATGTAAACATTGTTTATCCGGGTAATCCAAATTCATGTTTAAATCAAGTGCTTAGTTATGAAATAAACCTTAATCCAGATACTCCAAATGCTGGTACTGGTCAAACAGTTTCCTATTGTGGAACTCAAGGAACAATTGATTTGTTTACTCTTTTACAAGGAAGTTATGATAGTGATGGAGTTTGGTCTGAAATGACTAGTAGTGGAATGCTGACCAATAATTTTTGGGATTCTTCTTCTATTAATTCGGGTTCATATCAATTTAATTATAGAGTAGAAGGCAGTTGTAATTCTTCTGATGAAGCTACAATTAACATTACAATAAATCCAATTCCAGAAACGCCAGTAGCAAGCACTGATGAGGTAGTTTGTGAAACTTCTGATTTGAGTTTATACGCTACTACAGTTGCAAATGCAAGTTATAACTGGAGTGGACCAAATGGTTTTACTTCTACTGAACAGAATCCATTGTTAAGCAATATTTCTTCGACAGACAATGGAATATACACGGTTTTTATAACTCAAAATGGTTGTAATTCTGAAACTTCAGAGGTTGAGGTTGTGGTGAATGCATTGCCAGATTTTGAATTAAATCAAGAATGTTTGAATAAGGAATATGTCTTGACTGCTATTTTTAGTGATGAGATGAATTATACTTTTAGTTGGATTGGACCAAATGCTTTTTCAAGTAACCAAAATCCAATAACCATTACTCGCGGTGAAACGGGCATCTATTCTTTAACAATTACCAATCAAAACAGTTGTTCTACTACCAAAACTATTGACGTTATTCGAACCATGTGTGAAGTGCCTAATGTGATTACACCAAACAATGATGGTCTAAATGATGGATTAGATTTAACAGGTTTTGATGTAAAGAATTTAGAAATCTACAACCGTTGGGGAAGAAAAGTTTTTGAAAAAGGAAACTACATTAACGAATGGCAAGGGCAAAATGATAAAGGAGGTCGACTTCCAGACGGAACATATTTTTATCTGATAACTTTTAATAGTGCAGAAACTACAAATGGTTGGATTTTCCTAAGCGCAAATTAAATTTCTTTATTCTGTGCTTTTCTGATTTTTTTGAACAAATTAGACGAATACACAAAATCTGTCACGGCTTCGTTATCGGTTTTAAAAATGTCTTTTTTAGAACCTTCCCAAGCTAAAACTCCATTTTTTAAGAATACAATTTTCTCGCCAATTTCCATTACCGAGTTCATGTCGTGTGTATTAATAACCGTAGTAATATTGTATTCAACGGTAATTTCATGAATCAAGTTGTCAATAACAATAGCGGTTTTTGGGTCTAATCCTGAGTTTGGTTCATCACAAAACAAGTATTTCGGGTTGTTTACAATAGCGCGTGCAATTGCAACACGTTTTTGCATTCCTCCAGAAAGTTCCGATGGTTTTTTATGATTGGCATCAACAAGTTTTACTCTTTCAATTACAAAGTTTACACGCTCTTTTATTTCAGCAGGTGTTTTTTCGGTGAACATTCTCAATGGGAAACCAACATTTTCTTCCACAGTCATACTGTCAAACAAAGCACTACCTTGAAATACCATACCAATTTCGGTACGCAAAGCTCTTTTTTCATCATCGGTCAAGTCAGTATATATTCTTCCATCAAAAGCAATCGTTCCTTTATCTGGCGTGTGAATTCCTAATAACGATTTCAATAAAACAGTTTTACCAGAACCACTTTGCCCAATAATTAAATTGGTTTTTCCTGTTTCAAAAGAAGTTGTAATTCCTTTTAAAACTTTTGCATCTCCAAACGATTTTTCTACATCTTTTACCTCTATCATGATGCTAATAATAATTGTGTTACTATATAGTTTACCAAAATAATTACTACTGATGTCCAAACGAAGGCTACCGTACTTGCTTTACCAACTTCCAGTGCGCCACCTTTCATATAATAACCATGAAACGACGGAATAGTAGCAAGAATGATAGCAAATAGTAATGTTTTTATAAAGGCATAAGCAATATGAAACGGAATAAATTCGGTTTGAATTCCTTGAATAAATTCAAAACTACTTGTAAAACCGCCATAAACACCTGCCATCCATCCGCCAAGGATTCCTAGAAACATAGAAATACCAATAACAAAAGGATAAAGCAGTAGCGCAATAAGTTTAGGAAATACCAAATAGTTCAACGAATTAACACCCATAACTTCCAACGCATCAATTTGCTCTGTCACACGCATAGTTCCGATACTAGAAGTAATGAACGAACCCATTTTTCCCGCCATAATGATGGAGATAAACGTAGGTGCAAATTCCAGAATAACCGATTGTCTAGTGGCAAAACCAATTAAATGTTTTGGAATTAAAGGATTGGTTAAATTCAACGCTGTTTGTATGGAAACCACACCACCAACGAAAAAGGATATAAAAGCAACAATTCCTAGCGAATCTATAATTAAATCATCGGTTTCTTTGATGATTAAACCTTTCATCACAGACCATTTTGTGGGTTTATTGAATACTTCTTTTAGCATCAAAAAGTATTTTCCAATCTGCGATAGATAGCGAATGAGCATCATAATTTTTAAATAATGTCAAAAATAGTCAGAAGTTATGAGTTTTGGGTAATGAGTTATGAGTTTTTTCAGTTAAAAAAGCTTCTCCTTCATTTTTTTCCAACGGTAGTTTCTAATGAATTTAGCTTGTTCCTCAGTAACCAACAAAGGTTTGTGGGTTGCTTTTGCTTTTCTGAACCCATTGAGATAATCCAGAAACAGCATAGGTTTCTTTTTTCGCAGTGCAAGTTTTAAGGAAGCAATAGCCGTAATCCAAAATCCATAACCCAAACTATAAAAGGCTTCACCTTGTTTATAGCGTGCCGCTTTATCATAACTTGCACCTGTAGGTTTCAGATGTTTTACTTTCAGGGTTTCATCAGTTACTACTTTCCAATTATAAAATTTACAGAGTAATTCGTCAACGGTATCCCAACCCATAGCGGGTTTTAAACCACCAATTTGTTGAAAGCACTCTTTTCTATAAGCTTTAAAAGCACCTCTGATGTGGTCCTTATCGGTTAGGTTTTCTAAAATCCATTCGCCATTTTTTTCGATGTAGGCAAAACCACCAACCATTCCAATACGATCATCCGATTGAAAATGTTTGATAATCGTTTCAAAGTAATTGGATGGAAAAATCAAATCGGCATCGGCTTTTACAATAAAATCATAGTTATCGTCTAGAGCTTCTAAACCTTTTTGAAAAGCCTGAATCACTTTGCTTCCCGGAAGATGAATAGCATCCGAAGTTTTATTGACTAGAGAAATAAAAGGATATTTTTCGCAAAACGATTCAATTACTCTTTCGGTATTATCCGTAGAACCATCATTTACTACCACAATTTTTGAAGGCAAAACAGTTTGCTCTACCAATGATTGTAAAGTCAGTGCTACAAACAGCTCTTCGTTATAGGTAGGAATGACAAGGTAATATTTCATTATTTTACTTTTTCAGCATAAACCAAATAATACCTTGGTGTAAAAAACCTTAGGATAGGACGGAAGCCCAGTTTTTTTACAGGATGTGTAAACTGTACACGCTCTATGATTTTAAATCCTGTTTTTTCCAAAAGCCAGTCCAGTTGCCAGTCTTCAAACTCGTGGTAGTGTCTGTCCCATTTGTCGGTTTTACTTCTGTATGCCGACTGAAACCACAAACGCATCGGGATTGAAATTAATACTTTGTCGCATTTTACGTTTTGCAATACCGTATACGGATTCAATAAATGTTCAAAAATTTCAAAAGCAGTGAATACCTCATACTGTTCTTTTTGCAACGCTGATTGGTCTTTGTCTAAATCTTCGCCTTTAGTATTGATGACATTGTAGCCATTGTCTTCCATGATTTTCGAAAACGGATTGGGCACACCCAAATCAAAAATGGTTTCACTAGTTTTGATGTGTTTTTTCAGGAAATCTAGTGTAATGTTAAAGCGCTTGCTTGGGTATGTCTTCTCGTACATAGTGACTATGAAATTTACTGGCGTAAAGGTACAAAGTTTTAAGAATTGTGCTCACGTTACTTCTATTCTTTATCTTTACTTTTCATCAACATTGGTAAATCGGTAAAAAGTTTTTCTAACAGATTAAAAAATGTTTGAAAATCGCCTGAAATGGTTGAAGATAATTTTTTTTCTAAAGAGATTCTTTTATCAATATTTTCAAGAGGCATTTCTTCTCCAACACACATATAAACAGTTCCTCCTGCGATTTCAATTTCATCTCCTTCAATATAAAGTCTGTCTGCTCCATATCCTGTTCCTGGAGGTATTGGAATTCCTTTTGTTTTTTGTTTCAATTTTGTTTCGCTGATTTTTGACTTAATTGCTTCTAATGCATCATCTCCCAGAACAACCTGTTTTTGATAATTAATGTAATTCCAATCATCATTATCAGGTGATTTAAAGTTTAAAATCATAAGAGAATCAATTATAACTACTTCATACCAATATCTGTTTCCAGTAGAATATCCATCAGTATGATAATAATCAAGTTTGAATTTTGCATTTTTTACTCCTTCAAATGCATTAATAGAGGTGGTATCTATTTCAACTGATTCAAAACTTAGTTCAACAGAATTTTTCTGAGCTACGATTGGGATAGTCATTGATAAAAATAATATGCTTACCTTTAAGGAATAAAATATTTTTTTCATGATATTTTTTTAAAATAAGTAGAGTTATTTTGCGTCTCTTTCTTAAGATAGTTAATCCAAAAATAACCAATTCCTTTTTCAAATCACCCTTTTTTTAGTTGCGAGTTAAAAAACATGAATTACGAGTTGGTAATTAATGTTAGCTGTTGTAAAATTATCGTTGCAAGTGATTAAAAAAAAGTTGCTGATTCCCCAAAATAAGTTGCTGGACACCCAAAAAAAGTTGCTTGGTGGGTAAAATAAGTTGTTGGACACCCAAAAAAAGTTGCTGGGTAGAGTAAAAAAGTTGCAGGACGCCCAAAAAAAGTTGCTTGGTGGGTAAAAAAAGTTGCAGGACGCCCAAAAAAAGTTGCTGGGTGTGGTAAAAAAGTTGCTGGACACCCAAAAAAAGTTGCTGGACACCCAAAAAAAGTTGCTGCGTGGGGTAAAAAAGTTGTTTCTTGGGTAAAAATCAACATTTTTTTCTGTTTTAGCTAAAAGTTTTGACCTGACAGCTCCTAGTTTTGACCTGACGGCTCCTAGTTTTGACCTTAAATGTTAAATTTTCAAGGCTATTCTACCTTGTAATTATTTAAAATTAAGTCTACTTTCTATTATGTATAACCTTCTATGAAGTCTAATAAAGTCTATACTTTATACACTATTGCATTGACATTCATTCCCGCACCAACAGAAGCAAAAAGAATGATATCACCTTTGGATAACGAATGATTTTCGAGATTTCCTTTGATTAATAGGTCATAAAGCGTGGGCACGGTAGCAACGCTGGAGTTACCCAGTTTGTGAATACTCATTGGCATGATACCTTCGGGAGTTTGTTGTTTGTAAATTCTGTAGAATCGTTGAATAATGGCTTCGTCCATTTTTTCGTTGGCTTGGTGGATGAGCACTTTTTTCACCTGACTGATATCAACACCGCTTTTTTCCAAACAAGCTGCCATGGCTTTTGGCACTTCGCTCAACGCGAATTCATATATTTTACGACCATACATTTTGATGTAGCGAACATCTGGGTCGTGTTCTGTATTGAACGAATTTCCAAAAAATAAATAATGAGCTTCATCATAGGTAAACGATGCCGATTCGTGTGCAAGGATTCCGCTATCATCATCAGTTGCTTCAATAATAGTTGCGCCAGCACCATCCGAATAAATCATGCTGTCTCTGTCGTGCAAATCAACCACGCGCGAAAGAGTTTCGGCGCCAATAACCAAACATTTCTTAGCCATACCTGCTTTGATGAATGCCCAAGCCTGAATTACTGATTCTACCCAACCCGGACAACCAAAAAGCATGTCATAAGCCACACATTTTGGGTTTTTAATGCGTAAATCGTGTTTGACACGTGCTGCTAAACTTGGCAACATATCCGATTGGATGGCGCCTTTTTTTACGTTTCCAAAATTATGTGCCATAATGATATAGTCCAATGTTTCTGGGTCAATTTTGGCGTCTTCAATGGCAATTTTGGCAGCAATAGTGGCAATATCCGAAGTCAACAAATCATCCTTTACATAACGGCGTTCTTGTATTCCGGTAATTTCTAAAAATTTTTGTGCCACCACATCGTTTGGATGCGGAAAAGGTGTTCCGTCATCGTTTAAGAAAACATGTTTTGCAAAATCGATATTCGAGACAACTTCTGTTGGGATATAGCTTCCTGAGCCGGTTATTTTTATATTCATTTTGTTACGTAAAAAAGCATACTAAAGTATCAATAAATCGATAAAAAGAATCAAGTTTTTATTTTTTTTCAAAACAATTGTGAAAAAATTAAAAAAGCATTATTAAAATTGATAAAATGATAATTATTAGTGATTTTGTTGGACAATTTTAATCTGCATTACCGTTGCCATACTGAGCGCATTGATTTTCATTTGTTCGGCATTTTTTCCTTGAAAGTCTTCATCAATAGTGTTGTAAAGATGCTTTAACCAAGTGTCAAAATGTTCTTTGGTGAAATGGTGTTTTTCGTTAATGTCTTTATGAATTTGAAACATATTATTACTATAACCGCCTTTCATAAAAAGAGATTGCTCCCAAAAAGTGGCTAACAATTCGAAATGTTCTTCTAGATGATAGTGAACATCGGTTATTTCAGTAAAATAGAAATTAATAGAATCATCGGTCAATAGTTTTTCATAAAACTTTCGCATGATGTGTATTAGGTCTTCTCGGGTTTCGATGTCGTTCATGGGAATTGAATTAAAAAATCCCAAACTCTATAAGGAATTTGGGATTTTATATAGTGAACTTTTAATTACATATAAGCTTCAATTGGCGCACAGCTACAAACTAAATTTCTGTCGCCATAAGTTTCATCAACACGACGAACAGTTGGCCAGAATTTATTTTCGGAAACATACTCCAATGGATAAGCTGCTTTTTCTCTGCTGTATGGGAACGACCAAGTATCGGCAGTAACCATAGCTAAAGTATGTGGTGCATTTTTCAATACATTGTTTGGTTCTTCAATAGTAGCTGCTTCAATTTCTTTACGGATAGAAATCATAGCGTCACAAAAACGGTCTAACTCAGCTAAATCTTCTGACTCG
The window above is part of the Flavobacterium sp. PMTSA4 genome. Proteins encoded here:
- a CDS encoding methyltransferase — encoded protein: MYEKTYPSKRFNITLDFLKKHIKTSETIFDLGVPNPFSKIMEDNGYNVINTKGEDLDKDQSALQKEQYEVFTAFEIFEHLLNPYTVLQNVKCDKVLISIPMRLWFQSAYRSKTDKWDRHYHEFEDWQLDWLLEKTGFKIIERVQFTHPVKKLGFRPILRFFTPRYYLVYAEKVK
- a CDS encoding group III truncated hemoglobin: MNDIETREDLIHIMRKFYEKLLTDDSINFYFTEITDVHYHLEEHFELLATFWEQSLFMKGGYSNNMFQIHKDINEKHHFTKEHFDTWLKHLYNTIDEDFQGKNAEQMKINALSMATVMQIKIVQQNH
- a CDS encoding glycosyltransferase family 2 protein codes for the protein MKYYLVIPTYNEELFVALTLQSLVEQTVLPSKIVVVNDGSTDNTERVIESFCEKYPFISLVNKTSDAIHLPGSKVIQAFQKGLEALDDNYDFIVKADADLIFPSNYFETIIKHFQSDDRIGMVGGFAYIEKNGEWILENLTDKDHIRGAFKAYRKECFQQIGGLKPAMGWDTVDELLCKFYNWKVVTDETLKVKHLKPTGASYDKAARYKQGEAFYSLGYGFWITAIASLKLALRKKKPMLFLDYLNGFRKAKATHKPLLVTEEQAKFIRNYRWKKMKEKLF
- a CDS encoding ABC transporter ATP-binding protein translates to MIEVKDVEKSFGDAKVLKGITTSFETGKTNLIIGQSGSGKTVLLKSLLGIHTPDKGTIAFDGRIYTDLTDDEKRALRTEIGMVFQGSALFDSMTVEENVGFPLRMFTEKTPAEIKERVNFVIERVKLVDANHKKPSELSGGMQKRVAIARAIVNNPKYLFCDEPNSGLDPKTAIVIDNLIHEITVEYNITTVINTHDMNSVMEIGEKIVFLKNGVLAWEGSKKDIFKTDNEAVTDFVYSSNLFKKIRKAQNKEI
- a CDS encoding 3-oxoacyl-ACP synthase III family protein, translating into MNIKITGSGSYIPTEVVSNIDFAKHVFLNDDGTPFPHPNDVVAQKFLEITGIQERRYVKDDLLTSDIATIAAKIAIEDAKIDPETLDYIIMAHNFGNVKKGAIQSDMLPSLAARVKHDLRIKNPKCVAYDMLFGCPGWVESVIQAWAFIKAGMAKKCLVIGAETLSRVVDLHDRDSMIYSDGAGATIIEATDDDSGILAHESASFTYDEAHYLFFGNSFNTEHDPDVRYIKMYGRKIYEFALSEVPKAMAACLEKSGVDISQVKKVLIHQANEKMDEAIIQRFYRIYKQQTPEGIMPMSIHKLGNSSVATVPTLYDLLIKGNLENHSLSKGDIILFASVGAGMNVNAIVYKV
- a CDS encoding gliding motility-associated C-terminal domain-containing protein; its protein translation is MKNFIKALFVFIICYTSSYSQIDNFTLTVTKVNETCTANGKLFFSVANTLPGSTILYTIYKLPDLATPITVTSTSPLTGLTQGTYRVVATQSFGTQTASKQQDIIILNQIINLTYQLTSTNEMCGLDGTITVTTTTGTAVWYEIISGPVIKPLQTSNIFTGLSAGVYVVRVIDNCDEAVVQTYTLESTSTAINFTLSTPFSATCTTVTIGFNVSTIQSNGVIKYPLQISSQVNAPGGTIISGTGVISSGQVNATSYSISVPLYEQQPYSYSFTIVDGCGNSQTINGVINNITPPTSTFQLNSQDCTHKKIKFIGVTAITLVSAPSGFTSTLPINYTPQIVQNELEIFNLVAGVYVFNVTDVCGVEHVYNIEVTVESPIPPYYLIYNNNCTTGSLLIFAIQGLVMVSAPATYNVALPHDYTSTINSSNFTGFVNLPVGVYEFDTTDLCGQHQPMIVVISPISDSPGSNVLEGCDIGLGSLKVEGQLTSIIMTSAPSTYTGFSIPHNFNSIIVGSFTTLTLGSLPPGTYVFEVINACGITYTISKEVFGYYENSTADLSPNCGSFNINLVENSNTSNNTYWLQKLDTTTGNWVHPFTNVIYPDGTLPVDANSYPLNIGNNINLNLIGHFRVLKCFKAYIDNTTVAINCFRVINEFDFSGLPSIENINSISCSSTFEVLVNAIGVGPLQYSITTKNGAPFLVQNGTSNYFPNLEPAIYNFRVVDACGNVVNRVFEITNPLPFEVTFEGIVCDLENTSLSVPNFSFLQYQWWKDNQTTTILSTTSSLNFTPFNSSVNNGTYYVNIVYPGNPNSCLNQVLSYEINLNPDTPNAGTGQTVSYCGTQGTIDLFTLLQGSYDSDGVWSEMTSSGMLTNNFWDSSSINSGSYQFNYRVEGSCNSSDEATINITINPIPETPVASTDEVVCETSDLSLYATTVANASYNWSGPNGFTSTEQNPLLSNISSTDNGIYTVFITQNGCNSETSEVEVVVNALPDFELNQECLNKEYVLTAIFSDEMNYTFSWIGPNAFSSNQNPITITRGETGIYSLTITNQNSCSTTKTIDVIRTMCEVPNVITPNNDGLNDGLDLTGFDVKNLEIYNRWGRKVFEKGNYINEWQGQNDKGGRLPDGTYFYLITFNSAETTNGWIFLSAN
- a CDS encoding MlaE family ABC transporter permease, with the translated sequence MMLIRYLSQIGKYFLMLKEVFNKPTKWSVMKGLIIKETDDLIIDSLGIVAFISFFVGGVVSIQTALNLTNPLIPKHLIGFATRQSVILEFAPTFISIIMAGKMGSFITSSIGTMRVTEQIDALEVMGVNSLNYLVFPKLIALLLYPFVIGISMFLGILGGWMAGVYGGFTSSFEFIQGIQTEFIPFHIAYAFIKTLLFAIILATIPSFHGYYMKGGALEVGKASTVAFVWTSVVIILVNYIVTQLLLAS